The Fusobacterium periodonticum 1_1_41FAA genomic sequence TATTATTCCTCGAAATTTATTTTTCTGATATTTCCAAGTTGGTATTCGTTTCCTATTCTAGTTTCACCTAAGCAATATGAACATACTGCTGAAGGTAACGGGAATCTTAATTTTCTTTCCAACACTGTATCTATTTCTTCATTATCATCCATTATTAAAGAACCAAATTCATAAGTTCCTTGTCCTGTTAAACCATTTATATGGATAATAGCTGCCTTAGGGTTTACAGTTTGTACTCTTGAAGCAAAAACTTCTCTTTCTGCTTGAGAAACTATATCTCCCTTTGTAATAACAACTATATCTGCTAGTTTAAGCATAGGTCCTATTTTCTTAGGAGTATTTATTCCACTTAGGTTATCTATTACACACACTGCCTTAATATCTTTTAAATAAGGTGAACATCTATTACATAGTCCAGCACTTTCTGTGATTAATAAGTCCACACCATTGGCTTGTCCCCATTGTACAACTTCTTCTATATTACTTGCAAAAAAGTGGTCTGGACAAACTGAACCTGATAATCCTTTTTTTACAAGTATTCCTGCTTTTTCATATAAAACATCATCATCTGTGTAAAGACAGTCAAACTTAACTATACCAACTTTAATATTTTGCGCCTTTAAACTTTCTATTGTTTTGATAATAAGTGAAGTCTTTCCAGATGAAGGTGGTCCTGATACTGTTATAAGTTTCATTATTCAGCTGCTCCTTCCTTAAATGTTTCTTCACATTTTTTAATTAATTCTCCCATGTCATTTGAGTAGATAAAGTCCCAACCAACCCAAAGCATAGGTCTACCATTTACAGGATTTTTTACTTCTGGGTGTACACTTGGGAATAATCCTTGATTAGCTAGAGTATCTCCAACTGCTTTTCCACTCATAAATTTAATAACTTTTTCTAATTCTTTTGCCTTTGATGCCTTAGTTAACATAAATATTGGAGATATGATTGCTCCTTCTTTTGGCCATATAACTTCTTTTGGTCCTTTTGCTGGTATCATTTTAGAGAAGAAATAAGGCATTATTGTTACAACAGGCTCTTTTGCTTCAACCATTTGTGCAGGGTGTAAGTTAGAAAGTAAAGAATGTCCTAAACTTTTTACACCTTCAAAACCATATAATTTATAGATATGGATTAAGATTGAATTGAATAAGTCAAAGTCTGCTATAGGTAATGAAACAGATTTTGCAAATTCAGGTTTTAATAAATCTTCCCAAGATCTAGGAACTTCTCTACCATCTAGAGCTGCCTTATTAACTATGAATATAGCTGGTACAACTCCTATCATTGAGTAATCTCCATGTGGATCTTTTAAGTGAATATTTTCATTATCAAAATCTGTATTGTATTTTTCAATACCTGTCATATCTTTAAATATACCTTGTTCTTTGAATTTTCCCATTAAGTCTTTATCAAAGAATAAGTCGAAACCAGCTGAAATAAACATATCTGCTAATTTATCTATATCATTTTTATCTATTACTTCATCTTTTATCCAACCAAGTCCTGAATAAGCAGCTTTTAATTCATATTTAACTTTTATATCTTTGTTATCAGCTAAATATTTTTCAAAACCTTCTAATAAAGGAATTCTAACTGGACAAGGTAAAAGTCCCATAAGTGATGCTTCTTTAACTCCTTCATCTTCTCTTTCAACAGAAGCTATTGCTTGTTGTAACATTGGAATAAAAGCATCTACATCTTCTTTTTTAATCATCATTGCTTTTTCCAAAGTGATTCCTTGTTCTTCTAACTTTTGTAAAACTGCAGGATTATCTAATCCTTTAAATCCAATATTTGTAAAAACAGGAATTGTTTCTGGGTATTTTTCCACTATTGATTTTATTGACATTGATTTACTTATATACATTCTAACCTCTCCTTTTAGATATCAATCTATATTTTATTTTTCATTTCTTTATTATTTTAGTAAATTATACTCCTTTTGTAAACTATTTTCTGTAACATATGTTACAAAATATAAAAAAATAAGTGGCTGTTGTAAAGTTTTAATTTTGCAACAACCTCTTATTTAAAATTTTTTAGTTGAAAAGTATATCTAAAGAAGATATTCCTTTTTCTATTTCTTCAATTTTTTCTTTAAAATAGTCATTTAGAAGTCCACGTTCAGTGATAGAATCTCTAGCTGAATCTAAATATTTTTGTGCATTTTCTTTATCACCAATTCCAATATAGCAATAAGCAAGCTCAAAATCTTCTCCATCTACTACATCTTCTTCATCTAATGATATCTGTCTTGATTCTAAAAGAATTTTTATAGCTTCTTCATATCTTTCTAGGCCTCTTAAACATCTTCCCATAGAATATAGGTACCAACCATTATTATCTTCGGCATAAGCTTTTTTGAATGATTCTAAAGCTTCTTCGTATCTTTTTAAATCTAGTAACATTATTCCTTTCACTTCAAAAATCCAAGCATCAGCTCTTCCCAATTCTATAGCTTTTTCAAAATGTTCCAAAGCTTCTTCTGTTTTTTCAGGATCATAACCTAATTGATATCCAATTTGTGAATGTAGCCACTCATCATCTCTTCCTAAGTCTTTTGCTACATTTAAATACTTAAGTGCTTCTTCTGGTTGGTTTTCTTCTAAGCTATAAAGCCAAGCTATTTCAGAATTTATAAAGATTTTTTGGCTAATATTATCTTCATCAACCATAGTCAACGACTTTTTCAACCTTTCAAGTGCTTCATTGGTCTTCCCACTTCTACCTAAATTCATAGCTATTTCAGTATTAAGCCATTCATCATCTCTACCTAGTTCTTCAGCTCTTAATAAAAATGGAAGTCCATCTTCATATTTTTCCATACAATCATAGATCCAACCAACTTCTGATAATGAACGTATGTCTTCTCTATCTAACTCATAAGCTATTAATGCATATTCAAGACCTTTTTCATAGTCTCCTAAATTTTCATAACACATTGCTATTTCAACATTTATCCAAGGATCATTTCGGCCTTCTTCTTTAGATTTAAGATGATATTCAAGACCTTTTTCATAATTACCTAATTGACGATGACACCAACCAAGTTGACTATAGATAAAAGCTAAGTCTCTTTCATCCTCATCTTCTACTTCTAAACCTAAGGCATATTCAAATTTTTCAATAGCTTCTTCGTATTTATATAAACCTCCCAAACAAGAACCATATTCTACATTTATCCAAACATCATTTCTTCCAAGTTTGATTGCTTTTTTTATATATTTTAGTCCTTCATTATATTGACCTAAAACATCATAATGCCAAGCTATATCTGACATAAGATAAGGATCTTTTTTGTCAAATTTCTCAGCTTGTAAATAGCATTCCAATGCTTCTTTTGTTTCATTTTTTCCCTTATGGCAATATCCCATTTCAACATTTATCCAAGCATCATTTCTACCCCATTTTTTAGCTTGCTTGAAAGCTTCTATAGCTTCATCATACTCTTTTAAATTTCTTTTACAAAATCCTAATTGGCTATAAATATATGCTATATCTTTTCCTTCATCCTCTACTTCTAAAGCACGATTGATTCTTTCAATTGCTTCTTCATATCTTTTAAGTCTTGATAGACAAAATCCAAATTCAGTATTTGTCCAAGCATCATTTTCTTCTCCAAGTTCATCAAGTCTTTCTAAATATTTCAATGCTTCTTCATATTTTCCAAAAGAATCATAAAGCCAAGCTATATCTGATAATGAATACTTATCTTCCTCATCCAGTTCAACTGCTTTTAAATAATATTTTAGTGCTTCTTCTTTGTTATCTAAATTCTTGTAACACATTCCAATTTTTCTATAAGTCCAGACATCCTCTTTATTTATTTTTTCTACAGCAAAAAAATATTCTAATGCTTCCTCATACTTTTCTTGTTCAGATAAACAATAGCCTAATTCAGCAAGTGTCCACTCATCATCTTTATTTTTAGCCAACTGATTTCTAAGTATTTCTTCAGCTTTTGTATATTCCTCATATCTATCGTATAACCAAGCTAGGAATGAATCAGTTTCTACTGTCCCTTCTTCATCATAGACATATTTTTTAGCTTCAAGAGCATATTCTATAGCTTTTTCTGAATTTTCATTTTTAACTTCAAGTTTTGCTAATTTTGTATATGTTGCTATTAAAAAATCACAAGTGGCATCATCACTAGAATCTAATTTATATGCTTTTAAGAAACATTTTTCTGCATTAGTATAATCCTCTAAGAAAAAATAAGAATATCCAGCTCTCCAATTCCAAAGAAAACTATGTCCTTCTTCAAATTCTATAGTTTTTAATATTTCTAAACCTTTTTCATAATTTTCTACATTATTGTAGGCTCTTGCTAGTTGCCCTATTAAGTCTGTATTTAATTGCTCAGCTGGCAAAGCTTCTATTAAGTCTATTATTTCTTGATATTTTTCTAAGTCATGTAATCTTTCAATTTTTTCTAATATTTCTTGTTTCAAAATCTTCACCTCTTATAATTTTTTAATTTTTTCTTATTCATTATAACATTTATATAATTTTTTTCCATAACATTTGTTACAAAATATAAGAAATCAATCCTAAAATAAAAAAATAAGTGAGATACGAATGGAAATTTACTCAGTAACGAACTATTTTTTACTTTTTATTAATTTGCAACAGCTCCTTTTATTTTAAAACTATTTAATATTTTTCAAAATTGGAGTACAATATATACAGTAATTAAGGACATGAGGTGAGAAAATGTATAAGCATGTATTTGGACCTGTTCCATCAAGAAGATTAGGAATATCTTTAGGAGTTGACTTAGTTGTAAGTAAAAGTTGCAATCTTAATTGTATTTTTTGTGAATGTGGAGCAACTAAAAAAATTCAACTAGAAAGAAAAAGATTTAAAGATATGAATGAAATACTTGAAGAAATATCAACAGTATTAAAAGATATACAGCCTGACTATATAACATTTTCTGGAAGTGGAGAGCCCACTTTAAGTTTGGATTTAGGTAATATTTCTAAAGCCATAAAAGAAGACTTAAAATATCAAGGTAAGATTTGTTTAATTACTAACAGCTTACTTCTAGCTGATGAAAATCTTATGGAAGAGTTAGAATATATAGACTTAATTGTTCCTACTTTAAATACATTAACTCAAGATATTTTTGAAAAAATTGTTAGACCTGACTACAGGACAAGTGTTGAAGAAATTAGAAAAGGCTTTATCAACCTAAATAAATCTAAATATAAGGGTAAAATTTGGATAGAAATTTTTATTCTTGAAAATATTAATGATAGTGACAAAAATTTTGTAGATATAGCTAATTTTTTAAAGTCTGAAAATATTCGATATGATAAAATTCAATTAAATACTATTGATAGAGTTGGAGCAGAAAGAGATTTAAAAGCTATAAGTTTTGAAAAAATTTCAAGAGCTAAGAAGATTTTAGAGGAAAATGGACTAAATAATATAGAAATAATAAAGAGCTTAGGTGAACTTGAAGAAGATAAGAAAATTCAAGTAAATCAAGAACTTTTAGATAATATGAAACAAAAGAGATTATATCAAGAAGAAGAGATTAATAAGATTTTTAAAAAAAATTAAAATTTTTTAAAAAAAGTTAGTTGACAAAGTTTTAGATATAGTGTATTATAGTTGATGTCCTTGAATGACACGAGCCGCTTTAGCTCATCTGGTAGAGCAACTGACTTGTAATCAGTAGGTGATTGGTTCGACTCCGATAAGCGGCACCAGTGCCCCGTTCGTTCAGTGGTTAGGACATCAGATTTTCACTCTGGAAACAGGAGTTCAATTCTCCTACGGGGTACCATTACAATTAAATACAGATGGTTGGGTTCCCGAGCGGTCAAAGGGATCAGACTGTAAATCTGACGGCTCAGCCTTCGAAGGTTCGAATCCTTCCCCAACCACC encodes the following:
- a CDS encoding GTP-binding protein, producing MKLITVSGPPSSGKTSLIIKTIESLKAQNIKVGIVKFDCLYTDDDVLYEKAGILVKKGLSGSVCPDHFFASNIEEVVQWGQANGVDLLITESAGLCNRCSPYLKDIKAVCVIDNLSGINTPKKIGPMLKLADIVVITKGDIVSQAEREVFASRVQTVNPKAAIIHINGLTGQGTYEFGSLIMDDNEEIDTVLERKLRFPLPSAVCSYCLGETRIGNEYQLGNIRKINFEE
- a CDS encoding ABC transporter substrate-binding protein codes for the protein MYISKSMSIKSIVEKYPETIPVFTNIGFKGLDNPAVLQKLEEQGITLEKAMMIKKEDVDAFIPMLQQAIASVEREDEGVKEASLMGLLPCPVRIPLLEGFEKYLADNKDIKVKYELKAAYSGLGWIKDEVIDKNDIDKLADMFISAGFDLFFDKDLMGKFKEQGIFKDMTGIEKYNTDFDNENIHLKDPHGDYSMIGVVPAIFIVNKAALDGREVPRSWEDLLKPEFAKSVSLPIADFDLFNSILIHIYKLYGFEGVKSLGHSLLSNLHPAQMVEAKEPVVTIMPYFFSKMIPAKGPKEVIWPKEGAIISPIFMLTKASKAKELEKVIKFMSGKAVGDTLANQGLFPSVHPEVKNPVNGRPMLWVGWDFIYSNDMGELIKKCEETFKEGAAE
- a CDS encoding tetratricopeptide repeat protein; translated protein: MKQEILEKIERLHDLEKYQEIIDLIEALPAEQLNTDLIGQLARAYNNVENYEKGLEILKTIEFEEGHSFLWNWRAGYSYFFLEDYTNAEKCFLKAYKLDSSDDATCDFLIATYTKLAKLEVKNENSEKAIEYALEAKKYVYDEEGTVETDSFLAWLYDRYEEYTKAEEILRNQLAKNKDDEWTLAELGYCLSEQEKYEEALEYFFAVEKINKEDVWTYRKIGMCYKNLDNKEEALKYYLKAVELDEEDKYSLSDIAWLYDSFGKYEEALKYLERLDELGEENDAWTNTEFGFCLSRLKRYEEAIERINRALEVEDEGKDIAYIYSQLGFCKRNLKEYDEAIEAFKQAKKWGRNDAWINVEMGYCHKGKNETKEALECYLQAEKFDKKDPYLMSDIAWHYDVLGQYNEGLKYIKKAIKLGRNDVWINVEYGSCLGGLYKYEEAIEKFEYALGLEVEDEDERDLAFIYSQLGWCHRQLGNYEKGLEYHLKSKEEGRNDPWINVEIAMCYENLGDYEKGLEYALIAYELDREDIRSLSEVGWIYDCMEKYEDGLPFLLRAEELGRDDEWLNTEIAMNLGRSGKTNEALERLKKSLTMVDEDNISQKIFINSEIAWLYSLEENQPEEALKYLNVAKDLGRDDEWLHSQIGYQLGYDPEKTEEALEHFEKAIELGRADAWIFEVKGIMLLDLKRYEEALESFKKAYAEDNNGWYLYSMGRCLRGLERYEEAIKILLESRQISLDEEDVVDGEDFELAYCYIGIGDKENAQKYLDSARDSITERGLLNDYFKEKIEEIEKGISSLDILFN
- a CDS encoding radical SAM protein; this encodes MYKHVFGPVPSRRLGISLGVDLVVSKSCNLNCIFCECGATKKIQLERKRFKDMNEILEEISTVLKDIQPDYITFSGSGEPTLSLDLGNISKAIKEDLKYQGKICLITNSLLLADENLMEELEYIDLIVPTLNTLTQDIFEKIVRPDYRTSVEEIRKGFINLNKSKYKGKIWIEIFILENINDSDKNFVDIANFLKSENIRYDKIQLNTIDRVGAERDLKAISFEKISRAKKILEENGLNNIEIIKSLGELEEDKKIQVNQELLDNMKQKRLYQEEEINKIFKKN